CGAACGGTTTGTCCTTTAATTGCACAATATTGCCTGATAAAATATTCGTGTGGACATTAAATTTTTTCGAGACAGCTGACAGGGCTGGTTTATTTGCTGATGTTCCTACAAAAGTCAAACTAATAACAGGACCTTTTTGACTTAATTCATCGAGTATGTCGTTTGGAATGTCGTGGGGAAAAATACTTTGAATAAAGCGTTTAGTCGTCTCATTTTTAGCATTGGAGTAAAGCTCAATCACATCTCCTTGTTCAATGATTTCACCATTCTCCATCACAGCCACACGATCACAAATTTTTTGAATAACATGCATCTCGTGTGTAATTAGTAAGATTGTAATACCAAATTCTTTGTTTATTTTTAATAGTAGCTCTAATATGGCATCTGTTGTTTCAGGGTCTAATGCACTGGTTGCTTCATCACTGAGTAAAATGTCAGGCTCATGAGAGAGCGCCCTCGCAATTGCTACTCGTTGCTTTTGACCACCAGACAATTGATTTGGAAAGTCATTTTTCTTGTTCGCCAGGCCGACCACCTGTAAATATTTCTCAACCCGTTTAGGTATCTCAGTTGTAGCCACTCCCGCCAGTTTTAATGGGATGGCAATATTATCATAAACAGTGGCTGTTTTTAACAAATTAAACCCTTGGAAAATCATTCCGATATTTTGCCTATTTGCCCGCAAATCTTCTTTTGACATATCATTTAAATGTTGGCCATTCACGATAACCTCTCCTGAAGTAGGTTTTTCAAGGAGATTTACACAACGGACGAGCGTGCTTTTTCCGGCTCCACTATACCCGATAACACCAAATATTTCGCCTTTCTTCACTTCTAACGACACATTGGCTAAAGCAACTACGTCATCGTGCTTTTTCGTTGAGAACACTTTTGAAATATTGTTAAGTTGTATCACGATAACGACTCCTAACGTTACAAAAATAGTCTTAAGTTAACGTACATTAACTTATGAAGAAATATGACTTTCTACTTAATAAATTT
The genomic region above belongs to Bacillus sp. A301a_S52 and contains:
- a CDS encoding ATP-binding cassette domain-containing protein, which produces MIQLNNISKVFSTKKHDDVVALANVSLEVKKGEIFGVIGYSGAGKSTLVRCVNLLEKPTSGEVIVNGQHLNDMSKEDLRANRQNIGMIFQGFNLLKTATVYDNIAIPLKLAGVATTEIPKRVEKYLQVVGLANKKNDFPNQLSGGQKQRVAIARALSHEPDILLSDEATSALDPETTDAILELLLKINKEFGITILLITHEMHVIQKICDRVAVMENGEIIEQGDVIELYSNAKNETTKRFIQSIFPHDIPNDILDELSQKGPVISLTFVGTSANKPALSAVSKKFNVHTNILSGNIVQLKDKPFGKLIAHIEGDKVDTDQALAYLRDEGVQINEVTVS